The Fibrobacter sp. UWEL genome includes a region encoding these proteins:
- a CDS encoding DnaA ATPase domain-containing protein, whose product MPNTVSLLDLVSSPWQSVLEQIRIQCNDYFGLTIFDEVGFDGVVDGYASLTVPNELCENWVNTHYGSILRKAFSSVYGSQFKDYRIRQVAPSQSVPEMKFSTPKAPLIPVAPRAAVKAPKAPRRPKLKLYASFTFENFVEGDCNSVALKACRTVSENPGNPDLNPLFVYGASGLGKTHLLQSIAVNIQKSQPAVKVLYCDAYEFLRDSTAMAKALNLKAGNVRDLANAYQEKYENCDVLLLDDVQLLERGLVSQERLAILIRHLRAQGKQVVLSCDRHPSSFTGVESKTEVDANYKAGIPSISAKLLAPLQSCVAVGLEQPDLHTRLQLIQAKSVKIPFVQRDREEICRFLSIPPRQNIRIIEGILNWLGAMNQFCQENLDLNAVKRLMAPTDVNQHMELTLKGIAETVAFEFGTDLVALSSHRQDAGVSVPRKVAMYLCRELTTESLQNVGAIFNRDYATVIAAIKSLNKQLDADQDLARKVQDIRYLLEA is encoded by the coding sequence GTGCCCAATACGGTTTCTTTATTAGATCTTGTTTCGTCGCCCTGGCAGTCTGTTCTTGAACAGATTCGCATCCAGTGCAATGACTACTTCGGCCTGACTATTTTCGATGAAGTTGGTTTCGATGGTGTAGTTGACGGATATGCTTCCCTTACTGTTCCTAATGAACTTTGTGAAAATTGGGTGAACACCCATTATGGCTCTATTTTACGTAAGGCTTTTTCTTCCGTATATGGATCCCAGTTCAAGGATTACCGTATTAGACAGGTGGCTCCCTCCCAGTCTGTTCCGGAGATGAAGTTCTCCACGCCCAAGGCCCCCCTTATTCCTGTCGCCCCTCGTGCTGCAGTTAAGGCTCCCAAGGCCCCTCGTCGTCCGAAGTTGAAGCTGTACGCAAGCTTTACCTTCGAAAACTTTGTGGAAGGAGACTGCAACTCCGTGGCCCTCAAGGCTTGCAGGACTGTGTCCGAGAATCCGGGCAATCCGGATTTGAACCCGCTTTTCGTCTATGGCGCATCTGGCCTGGGCAAGACTCACTTGCTTCAGTCCATTGCCGTCAATATTCAGAAGAGTCAGCCGGCGGTCAAGGTTCTGTATTGCGACGCATACGAGTTCCTTCGTGATTCTACCGCTATGGCCAAGGCCCTGAATCTCAAGGCTGGCAATGTGCGAGATCTTGCAAATGCCTATCAGGAAAAGTACGAAAACTGCGATGTGTTGCTTCTGGATGACGTCCAGCTGCTGGAAAGAGGCCTTGTATCCCAGGAACGCCTGGCCATTTTGATCCGTCATCTGCGTGCTCAGGGCAAGCAGGTGGTGCTGTCTTGCGACCGTCATCCCTCTAGCTTTACCGGCGTTGAATCCAAGACGGAAGTGGATGCCAATTATAAGGCTGGCATTCCCAGCATTTCCGCAAAGCTTCTGGCTCCCTTGCAGTCCTGCGTGGCAGTGGGCTTGGAACAGCCTGATCTTCATACCAGACTTCAGCTGATTCAGGCGAAGTCTGTGAAAATACCCTTTGTCCAGCGGGATCGAGAGGAAATCTGCAGGTTTCTCTCGATTCCGCCCCGTCAGAACATTCGCATTATAGAAGGTATCCTCAACTGGTTGGGTGCCATGAATCAGTTCTGCCAGGAAAATCTCGATTTGAACGCCGTCAAGCGTCTGATGGCTCCTACTGATGTGAATCAGCATATGGAACTTACCCTGAAGGGAATTGCCGAAACGGTTGCATTTGAATTCGGTACGGATTTGGTGGCTCTCTCCAGCCATCGCCAGGATGCAGGCGTTTCTGTGCCCCGTAAGGTGGCTATGTACCTCTGTCGTGAACTGACGACAGAATCCCTGCAGAATGTAGGTGCGATTTTCAATCGTGATTATGCCACGGTAATCGCCGCTATCAAGTCGCTCAATAAGCAGTTGGATGCGGACCAGGACCTTGCCCGCAAGGTTCAGGACATCCGGTATTTGCTGGAAGCCTAG
- a CDS encoding NAD(P)-dependent oxidoreductase: protein MLALVTGGAGVVGKALCRELLQRGVCVRVLTLPGDTLAKFLPPEVEVFYGDVTDPSTLKSAFDGVDLVYHLAAILLSTKKGSFDRINTGGTQNVVDAAVAAGVKRLLYVSSISVTYPVLTEYGQSKLNGEAIVKAAGEKSGLQWSIVRPTLVIGDGGGIEFKMYADYVKRFPVYMLPGGGKALKKPVRSVDLVKGIASAGLSDKAVGKTYALCGSKDVSMAQMAKFVLKQAGMHHLMIPLPWWISKKLAVLKSWVGGKPVTAEQALAGFLYDAVPSLDAASRDLDYHPGSPFEE from the coding sequence ATGCTTGCTTTGGTGACGGGTGGCGCCGGCGTCGTAGGGAAGGCGCTGTGCCGGGAGTTATTGCAACGCGGTGTGTGTGTGCGCGTTCTGACTTTACCGGGCGATACGTTGGCAAAGTTTCTACCTCCCGAAGTGGAGGTCTTTTATGGGGATGTGACGGATCCGTCCACCCTGAAGTCCGCTTTTGATGGTGTGGACCTTGTCTACCATCTGGCGGCAATTCTTTTATCCACAAAAAAGGGCTCCTTTGACCGTATTAATACGGGGGGCACTCAGAATGTGGTCGACGCTGCTGTTGCTGCAGGCGTTAAGCGACTTCTCTATGTTTCCAGTATTTCCGTAACATACCCTGTACTGACGGAGTATGGACAGAGTAAACTGAACGGGGAAGCCATTGTGAAGGCTGCCGGTGAAAAGTCCGGACTTCAATGGAGTATTGTACGCCCTACCTTGGTGATCGGAGATGGTGGCGGCATCGAATTCAAGATGTATGCCGACTATGTGAAGCGCTTTCCCGTATATATGCTTCCGGGCGGGGGAAAGGCTCTTAAGAAACCTGTCCGTAGTGTGGATCTTGTCAAGGGAATTGCCTCTGCGGGCCTCTCTGACAAGGCTGTGGGGAAAACTTATGCCCTTTGCGGCTCCAAGGACGTTTCCATGGCCCAGATGGCAAAATTCGTTCTGAAACAGGCTGGAATGCATCACCTGATGATTCCTCTTCCCTGGTGGATTTCAAAAAAACTAGCTGTTCTAAAAAGCTGGGTCGGTGGAAAGCCTGTGACTGCGGAACAGGCCCTGGCGGGATTCCTTTATGATGCAGTCCCTTCCTTGGATGCAGCATCCCGTGATTTAGATTATCATCCGGGCTCACCTTTCGAAGAATAG
- a CDS encoding peptidylprolyl isomerase: MKIADKTVVLMHYTLTSDEGQVIDSSAGRDPLQYIQGMHMIVVGLEKAMYDHEVGDKFDVKVIPSEGYGEYDERMTQEVPVSVFQGVDKVEAGMQFYAQTPAGPMPIRVKSVNGDKAVIDANHELAGKNLNFAIEVVEVREATEQDLAPFQQHQCKCGKGEGECCGGEGDCECNGEGDCKCGGEGDCKCKDK; encoded by the coding sequence ATGAAGATTGCTGACAAGACCGTTGTCCTGATGCACTACACTCTCACCTCCGACGAAGGTCAGGTTATTGACTCCTCCGCTGGCCGCGACCCCCTGCAGTACATCCAGGGCATGCACATGATCGTCGTCGGTCTTGAAAAGGCTATGTATGACCACGAAGTGGGCGACAAGTTCGACGTCAAGGTCATTCCCTCCGAAGGCTACGGCGAATACGATGAACGTATGACTCAGGAAGTTCCTGTTAGCGTTTTCCAGGGTGTGGACAAGGTTGAAGCCGGTATGCAGTTCTACGCACAGACTCCCGCAGGTCCCATGCCGATCCGCGTGAAGTCCGTTAACGGAGACAAGGCAGTGATTGACGCAAACCACGAACTGGCAGGCAAGAACCTGAACTTCGCAATTGAAGTTGTGGAAGTTCGCGAAGCCACCGAACAGGATCTGGCTCCGTTCCAGCAGCACCAGTGCAAGTGCGGCAAGGGCGAAGGCGAATGCTGCGGCGGCGAAGGTGATTGCGAATGCAATGGAGAAGGCGATTGCAAGTGCGGTGGCGAAGGCGACTGCAAGTGCAAGGACAAGTAA
- a CDS encoding thrombospondin type 3 repeat-containing protein: protein MKFFASILLFSAVTVLAQVSPLQSISGIHVPSAKTNDKGFLYLSGSYSMISDGNPLSIDGFYTNEEGEQVELNSKAPSNDENFYISFVPLDNFEFGLDIPVHYDGKISGGELDGFALGDMELTAKWSINALDVFSFGVSGEILLPTGLKSKGFRPRHSWHIDFDNNSYAYTAGNWGIGANLHLSAELNKYLTVNSYAGVLKIHDNDENYVLWGAGLIITPINLVSVTLEVSGETPIKMHNVLDYIEQSPLRMTPAMRLNLPNYTYLTISSDVGINYLKDKKAGRDIQLKSGDKNMRFKVAGTPDVSVAVTASKMFNLSWSDSDGDGVIDRRDLCTNTAPGMAVNSRGCPVDEDQDGVMNIVDLCLGTMRGLAVDYNGCPLDLDHDGVYDYLDLCLNTPEGFAVDEDGCTLDSDHDGIDDNNDKCPDSRPGEQSDEFGCSIDSDHDGIPNDKDQCPDTPEGISIDEVGCPLDFDKDGVPNDYDKCPNSEPGEKVNSWGCPSDMDNDGVPDVKDSCPETPAGMKVDEFGCRLDQDKDGIYDEEDQCKDTPEGAPIDENGCPIDSDGDGVPDWADHCMGSLPNVKTDANGCPLNSKLNFNDIAKRVRFKSRDSVLYNSSYTALNDIVAYMREYPIGLMIQCLVDDDFDDTARLARQRMEAILNYITGKGIKKNRIFIQEDKERDDDTNKKGKTGVISLTPVEMQEENLLH, encoded by the coding sequence ATGAAGTTTTTCGCCTCTATTCTGCTTTTTTCTGCGGTGACAGTCCTTGCACAGGTGTCACCTCTGCAGTCCATCAGCGGAATTCACGTTCCTTCGGCGAAAACGAATGACAAGGGTTTCCTTTATTTGTCTGGAAGTTACTCCATGATTAGTGATGGAAACCCCTTGAGTATAGACGGATTCTATACAAACGAGGAAGGGGAACAGGTGGAGCTCAACAGCAAGGCTCCATCCAACGACGAGAATTTCTACATCAGTTTTGTTCCGCTGGATAATTTTGAATTCGGCTTGGACATTCCCGTCCATTATGACGGCAAGATCAGTGGAGGCGAACTGGACGGTTTCGCCCTGGGCGATATGGAACTTACGGCAAAGTGGTCCATTAACGCACTGGACGTATTCTCCTTCGGAGTAAGCGGAGAAATACTCCTCCCCACAGGTCTCAAGAGCAAGGGTTTTAGACCAAGACACAGCTGGCACATTGACTTTGATAATAATTCCTATGCCTATACCGCAGGGAATTGGGGCATTGGCGCCAACCTGCACTTGTCTGCAGAATTAAATAAGTACTTGACCGTTAATTCCTACGCGGGCGTCCTCAAGATTCACGACAATGACGAAAACTACGTCCTCTGGGGCGCGGGCTTGATCATTACCCCAATCAACTTGGTAAGTGTCACTCTTGAAGTGTCTGGCGAAACGCCCATCAAGATGCATAATGTCCTTGACTACATTGAGCAAAGCCCCCTGCGCATGACTCCCGCCATGAGACTGAATCTTCCCAACTACACCTATCTGACGATTTCCAGTGACGTTGGCATTAACTACCTGAAGGATAAAAAGGCAGGACGTGACATCCAGCTGAAATCCGGCGACAAGAATATGCGATTCAAGGTGGCGGGCACACCCGACGTAAGCGTCGCTGTTACTGCAAGCAAGATGTTTAACTTGAGCTGGAGCGATAGTGACGGAGACGGTGTCATTGACCGTAGGGACCTTTGCACCAATACCGCTCCCGGCATGGCGGTAAATTCCCGTGGTTGCCCCGTGGATGAAGACCAGGACGGAGTCATGAACATTGTGGACTTGTGCCTTGGCACCATGCGCGGTCTTGCCGTAGACTACAATGGTTGTCCTCTGGATCTTGACCACGACGGCGTCTACGATTATTTAGACTTGTGCTTGAACACTCCCGAAGGATTTGCCGTGGACGAGGACGGGTGTACACTTGACTCCGACCATGACGGTATTGACGACAACAACGACAAGTGTCCCGACTCACGACCGGGAGAACAGTCCGACGAATTCGGATGCTCCATTGACTCCGACCACGACGGCATTCCCAACGATAAGGACCAGTGCCCTGATACGCCCGAAGGAATTTCCATTGACGAAGTTGGCTGCCCTCTGGATTTTGACAAGGACGGCGTACCCAACGATTATGACAAGTGCCCGAATTCCGAACCAGGCGAAAAAGTAAACAGCTGGGGCTGTCCCTCCGACATGGACAACGATGGTGTTCCCGATGTGAAGGACTCCTGTCCGGAAACTCCTGCAGGGATGAAGGTGGATGAATTCGGTTGCCGCCTGGACCAGGATAAGGACGGCATCTACGACGAAGAGGACCAGTGTAAGGACACTCCCGAAGGCGCTCCAATTGACGAGAACGGCTGCCCTATCGACTCCGATGGAGATGGCGTTCCGGATTGGGCAGATCATTGTATGGGATCGCTCCCTAACGTTAAAACAGACGCCAACGGCTGTCCTCTCAACAGCAAGCTGAACTTCAACGACATCGCCAAGCGAGTTCGTTTTAAATCCAGAGATTCCGTGTTGTACAATTCCAGCTACACCGCATTGAATGACATTGTAGCCTACATGCGCGAATACCCCATCGGCCTCATGATTCAATGCCTTGTGGACGACGACTTTGATGACACCGCCCGACTGGCGCGCCAGAGAATGGAAGCCATCCTGAATTACATTACCGGCAAGGGCATCAAGAAGAATCGCATCTTTATCCAGGAAGACAAGGAAAGAGATGACGATACAAACAAAAAGGGAAAGACCGGTGTCATTAGCCTCACTCCTGTTGAGATGCAGGAAGAGAATTTGCTACATTAA
- a CDS encoding LysM peptidoglycan-binding domain-containing protein, whose translation MAHSSHIQTEENVPAGEVQPVINDSSVSLKVKESPVDESILMAEEDTAFVQPSWKSFRYAVQAMEDMQWVVAKRYLDLSQRQMAQEVKKATPEDSLYYAEMPIMIQLATDEVLINCPEAAKLAAESALEDVASIEEDMADDTALFRLEKFLDTLDVSQFTLPVQFNERVVQEIYYLTGKAKSFISGSLNRKTAFDSLIYAKIDEAKMPRDLIYLSLVESGFKVRAYSRAKASGLWQFIPETGKRYGVDVDFWLDQRRNPEMATDAALKYLKDLYGYFGDWQLAMAAYNCGEGRVRRLIRELKADSTRDSTQAITYWDLQLPSETMHYVPRILAAMVIGHFPEHYDIEIKPQKLSPYDTVTVYDSFGLDEIAKAIKVKPDTLRNLNAELIMGFTPPNRESYVLKVPVGKRDLFVKNYDKIEKNNFSGWVHHKVKKGESLGKIASLYKVKVADIQQANDMRNMKVRAGKTLLIPIRVAGESSSNSGTKKAGKAKIYVVKLGDNLANIARKFNVDQNNIRIWNDMDAASVVAVGDTIFVSKPDLKPSSGRGERPTPPLSKNRKYVVQSGDSYKAISEMFGVPVGTILLANKGFTKRLSVGDSIFIPKYTRKLPQAPAQPVVVPAAPVKEESAKQSVKTEPVAKNDPKAPQVKAGEKLSIYTVEPGDNLGYISMLFGMSISKIQELNNLGKSVDIRVGQKLYVIGDKKDVKADPKAAAKTDAKKPEQKKPAESIRQHTVKKGESLWDISRQYQVTIEEIVKWNELPNTKIKEGMTLKIKK comes from the coding sequence TTGGCGCATTCTTCGCATATTCAGACGGAAGAGAATGTTCCTGCAGGGGAGGTCCAGCCTGTAATTAATGATTCCTCCGTAAGCCTAAAGGTGAAGGAATCTCCTGTTGATGAATCCATCCTCATGGCCGAGGAAGATACCGCCTTCGTCCAGCCTTCCTGGAAAAGTTTCCGCTATGCGGTTCAGGCCATGGAGGACATGCAGTGGGTTGTAGCGAAGCGCTATCTGGACTTGTCTCAACGTCAGATGGCTCAGGAAGTAAAGAAGGCTACTCCCGAGGATTCCCTCTATTACGCCGAAATGCCCATTATGATTCAGCTGGCGACGGACGAAGTTCTGATTAACTGTCCCGAGGCAGCAAAGCTGGCTGCTGAATCAGCCTTAGAGGATGTGGCCTCCATCGAGGAGGATATGGCGGATGACACCGCACTGTTCCGTCTGGAAAAGTTCCTGGACACCCTTGATGTTTCCCAGTTCACATTGCCGGTGCAGTTCAATGAACGTGTGGTTCAGGAAATTTATTACCTGACGGGGAAGGCCAAGAGCTTCATTTCGGGCTCCCTAAATCGTAAGACCGCCTTTGATTCCCTAATTTACGCAAAGATTGATGAAGCCAAGATGCCTCGTGACCTGATCTACCTGTCCCTGGTGGAATCTGGCTTCAAGGTCCGAGCCTATAGCCGTGCCAAGGCTTCTGGCTTGTGGCAGTTTATTCCCGAGACCGGTAAGCGTTACGGTGTTGACGTAGACTTCTGGCTGGACCAGCGTCGCAATCCTGAAATGGCTACCGATGCCGCTCTAAAGTACCTGAAGGATCTTTATGGATACTTCGGCGATTGGCAGTTGGCTATGGCTGCCTATAACTGCGGTGAAGGACGCGTCCGTCGATTAATCCGTGAATTGAAGGCCGACTCAACCCGCGATTCAACCCAGGCCATTACTTACTGGGATTTGCAGCTGCCCTCAGAAACCATGCATTACGTGCCTCGTATTCTTGCGGCCATGGTTATCGGTCATTTCCCTGAACATTACGATATTGAAATCAAGCCCCAGAAGCTTTCCCCCTATGATACCGTCACGGTTTATGATTCCTTTGGCCTGGATGAAATTGCCAAGGCAATCAAGGTTAAGCCGGACACATTGAGGAACTTGAATGCCGAATTGATTATGGGCTTTACCCCGCCTAATCGTGAATCCTACGTCCTGAAGGTTCCTGTTGGCAAGCGCGATCTTTTCGTTAAGAATTACGATAAAATCGAGAAGAATAACTTCTCTGGCTGGGTGCATCACAAGGTCAAGAAGGGTGAGAGCCTAGGTAAGATTGCTTCCCTCTACAAGGTGAAGGTTGCTGATATCCAGCAGGCAAATGACATGCGCAATATGAAGGTTCGCGCTGGAAAGACTTTGCTTATTCCTATTCGTGTTGCAGGAGAATCCTCTTCTAACTCCGGTACAAAGAAAGCTGGCAAGGCCAAGATTTATGTAGTGAAGCTGGGTGATAATCTTGCAAATATTGCTCGCAAGTTTAATGTGGACCAGAACAACATCCGCATCTGGAACGATATGGACGCCGCCTCCGTTGTGGCTGTTGGCGATACCATTTTCGTTTCCAAGCCTGACTTGAAACCTTCTTCGGGTAGGGGCGAAAGACCTACGCCTCCCTTAAGCAAGAACCGCAAGTATGTTGTACAGTCCGGTGATAGCTACAAGGCCATTTCCGAAATGTTCGGCGTTCCCGTCGGGACGATTCTTCTTGCCAATAAGGGCTTTACGAAACGTCTGTCGGTGGGCGATTCCATCTTTATTCCTAAGTATACTCGCAAGTTGCCTCAGGCTCCTGCCCAGCCCGTGGTTGTGCCCGCAGCTCCTGTCAAGGAAGAATCTGCTAAGCAGTCGGTCAAGACCGAACCTGTGGCGAAGAATGATCCCAAGGCTCCTCAGGTGAAGGCTGGGGAAAAACTTTCCATCTATACTGTAGAACCTGGGGATAATCTGGGATATATCTCCATGCTGTTTGGCATGTCTATTTCCAAGATTCAGGAGTTGAATAACCTGGGCAAGTCTGTGGATATTCGCGTGGGGCAGAAACTGTACGTGATTGGCGACAAGAAGGATGTGAAGGCTGATCCTAAGGCCGCTGCAAAGACGGACGCAAAGAAGCCTGAACAGAAGAAACCTGCGGAATCCATCCGTCAGCATACAGTGAAGAAAGGCGAAAGCCTCTGGGATATTTCCCGCCAGTATCAGGTGACCATTGAGGAAATCGTCAAGTGGAATGAACTTCCTAATACAAAAATCAAGGAAGGCATGACCCTCAAGATTAAGAAGTAA
- a CDS encoding ankyrin repeat domain-containing protein, with amino-acid sequence MKKKFLTLLAAAGLMFSMTACDDKLDTSDPASVRKYLTKQKVPFTPNQFVAYAAAGDTAMMTLFLQGTFEIDSPTESGNNAVAIAANKGNMTVLNYLFDHGAKANVRNGRGEAVLDNAVSMGNKDIVARIMEQLKKEGADPQAMSTAVLLAAKTGKADMLEVLADGGAPLETRAADGYMPIHWAAKEGNYDALVVLIKRGVDVNVKCGQGYSVLDWATNAGWTRLIKEIKKAGGKITPKYLKDSKAK; translated from the coding sequence ATGAAGAAGAAGTTTTTGACCCTGTTGGCTGCTGCTGGTTTGATGTTTTCTATGACCGCTTGCGACGACAAGCTGGATACTAGCGATCCTGCATCTGTTCGTAAGTATCTGACCAAGCAGAAGGTTCCGTTTACTCCCAACCAGTTTGTTGCATATGCAGCTGCAGGCGACACCGCTATGATGACCCTGTTCCTCCAGGGCACCTTCGAAATTGATTCTCCCACCGAAAGTGGTAACAACGCAGTGGCTATCGCTGCAAATAAGGGCAACATGACTGTCCTGAACTACCTCTTCGATCATGGTGCAAAGGCAAACGTCCGTAACGGTCGCGGTGAAGCTGTTCTGGATAACGCCGTTTCCATGGGCAACAAGGATATCGTTGCTCGCATTATGGAACAGCTGAAGAAGGAAGGCGCTGATCCTCAGGCTATGTCTACTGCAGTTCTTCTGGCTGCAAAGACTGGTAAGGCTGACATGCTGGAAGTTCTGGCTGATGGTGGTGCACCTCTGGAAACTCGCGCTGCTGATGGTTACATGCCGATTCACTGGGCTGCTAAGGAAGGTAACTACGATGCTCTCGTGGTGCTCATCAAGCGTGGTGTTGATGTTAACGTGAAGTGCGGTCAGGGCTACTCTGTTCTTGACTGGGCTACCAATGCTGGTTGGACCCGCTTGATTAAGGAAATCAAGAAGGCTGGCGGCAAGATTACCCCGAAATACTTGAAAGATTCCAAGGCTAAGTAG
- a CDS encoding DUF3450 family protein, with amino-acid sequence MKFSLLTKMFLCLCLTGVFAGAQETVESVRRQIKAVEAEAAREKSMHDTEKKRHAEFIEVGRKKVQALSSQNKTLKAEIDSLKAELKNLADARQKAAGTVRYFENRKAKYGEALAKVIDSLAPVFEADFPYRNEEVVNSVKEIASQLQKNLIEADDGLNRTLEVFYDRIRLGYTTEVWKGFLQVGNRNVAGTYLRYGAVASIFVSNDGNDVLWLSKNGNSYVWNNVSDDLAMRTALKDVMKVAEGKTAPKLVTIPVVVLPKEAK; translated from the coding sequence ATGAAATTTTCCCTATTGACGAAGATGTTCCTTTGCCTGTGCTTGACTGGTGTTTTTGCTGGTGCACAGGAAACTGTGGAAAGTGTCCGTCGCCAGATCAAGGCGGTGGAGGCTGAAGCAGCCCGCGAAAAATCCATGCACGATACCGAGAAAAAGCGCCACGCCGAATTTATCGAAGTGGGCCGCAAGAAGGTGCAGGCATTGTCCTCTCAGAACAAGACCTTGAAGGCTGAAATTGATTCCTTAAAGGCTGAACTGAAGAATCTGGCGGATGCTCGTCAGAAGGCTGCTGGCACGGTCCGTTATTTCGAAAACAGGAAGGCTAAGTATGGGGAGGCTCTGGCTAAGGTCATCGACTCTCTGGCTCCTGTATTTGAAGCGGACTTTCCGTACCGCAATGAGGAAGTGGTCAATAGCGTAAAAGAAATTGCAAGCCAGCTTCAGAAGAACTTGATCGAGGCGGACGATGGCTTGAATCGCACTCTTGAAGTGTTCTACGATCGCATTCGCCTGGGCTATACCACCGAAGTTTGGAAGGGCTTCCTCCAGGTGGGTAATCGCAATGTTGCCGGTACTTACCTCCGTTACGGTGCCGTTGCTTCTATCTTCGTCAGCAACGACGGTAACGATGTTCTCTGGCTTTCCAAGAATGGAAACTCTTACGTCTGGAACAATGTGTCCGATGACTTGGCCATGCGTACCGCCCTGAAGGATGTGATGAAGGTGGCTGAAGGAAAGACTGCTCCCAAGCTGGTCACCATTCCCGTGGTCGTTCTTCCCAAGGAGGCTAAGTAA
- a CDS encoding MotA/TolQ/ExbB proton channel family protein: MMFLNLRKFIAPVAVAAVLCVAPSFAQKNGETIDAVKKRAELNSAKADLEEARKKRDMAVAARWKDRETANQEREMFNEKYNENKEKVDALMSERARLFEDVRVAREDLAQVKLQAEKARAEYLSLAAGPERLETLAKFQEQGIPFKVAERVEAQNRVKKEMGLYRDDPVRIAKSILKVAQEEMAFTREIQMDRAELVFGSVVAEGYRLRLGGLYAMQMANSAMDSLGNRPSALMLPVSGEKKRVFSWQENLTPETKTDVSKVFDNAVDSAYVNVPVDVLLSTELSSELANHQETTWKDELTTFFKNGGILMYPIVTLFGLGLLIVLWRLLYLLIFGFGGFGARRTLKALEAGDIEKARVESKKAYGKVGKVLKTILTKEYGGRAAAEKALEEVFSAEVPKIESGLTWVSVFAATAPLLGLLGTVMGMIELFDVITMHGTSDPKLLAGGISIALVTTEAGLIVAIPLQLLHTFLANRADALRGRMEKAGLAVLNALWIKEK, translated from the coding sequence ATGATGTTCCTTAACCTTCGTAAATTTATTGCTCCTGTGGCAGTTGCCGCAGTTCTTTGCGTCGCTCCTTCCTTCGCACAGAAGAATGGGGAAACCATTGACGCTGTCAAGAAACGTGCTGAGCTGAACAGCGCCAAGGCCGATCTTGAAGAGGCTCGCAAGAAGCGTGACATGGCTGTTGCTGCTCGCTGGAAGGACCGCGAGACGGCCAACCAGGAACGTGAAATGTTCAACGAGAAGTACAACGAGAATAAGGAAAAGGTGGATGCTCTTATGAGTGAACGTGCCCGCCTTTTCGAAGATGTTCGTGTCGCTCGTGAAGACTTGGCTCAGGTAAAACTCCAGGCAGAAAAGGCCCGTGCAGAATACTTGTCCTTGGCTGCTGGTCCGGAACGCCTTGAAACTCTTGCCAAGTTCCAGGAGCAGGGTATACCCTTTAAGGTGGCCGAACGCGTCGAGGCTCAGAATAGGGTCAAGAAGGAAATGGGTCTCTATCGTGATGATCCCGTTCGTATCGCAAAGTCCATCTTGAAGGTGGCTCAGGAAGAAATGGCCTTCACCCGTGAAATCCAGATGGATCGTGCGGAACTTGTGTTTGGCAGTGTGGTGGCTGAAGGTTATCGCCTGCGTCTTGGTGGTCTGTACGCCATGCAGATGGCCAACTCCGCCATGGATTCCCTGGGCAATCGTCCCAGTGCTTTGATGCTTCCGGTGTCCGGCGAGAAGAAGCGCGTCTTTAGCTGGCAGGAAAATCTTACTCCCGAAACCAAGACGGATGTGTCCAAGGTGTTTGATAACGCTGTGGATTCCGCCTATGTGAATGTTCCTGTGGATGTTCTCCTCAGTACTGAACTATCCTCCGAGCTGGCTAACCATCAGGAAACCACCTGGAAGGATGAGCTGACCACCTTCTTCAAGAATGGTGGCATCCTCATGTATCCCATTGTGACCTTGTTTGGCTTGGGCCTCCTGATTGTGTTGTGGCGCTTGCTGTACCTGCTGATCTTTGGCTTTGGTGGCTTTGGCGCTCGTAGGACCCTGAAGGCTCTTGAAGCCGGTGATATTGAAAAGGCTCGTGTAGAAAGCAAGAAGGCTTACGGCAAGGTGGGGAAGGTCCTGAAGACAATCCTTACTAAGGAATACGGCGGCCGTGCCGCTGCAGAAAAGGCTTTGGAAGAAGTGTTCTCCGCTGAAGTTCCCAAGATTGAATCTGGCCTGACCTGGGTTTCCGTCTTTGCGGCAACCGCGCCGCTTCTGGGCTTGTTGGGTACGGTGATGGGTATGATCGAATTGTTCGACGTGATCACCATGCACGGTACTTCCGATCCCAAGCTTTTGGCTGGCGGTATTTCCATCGCTCTTGTCACTACGGAAGCGGGCTTGATTGTTGCTATTCCTCTCCAGCTCCTGCATACCTTCCTGGCTAACCGCGCAGACGCTCTTCGTGGTCGTATGGAAAAGGCTGGCCTTGCTGTTCTGAACGCCCTGTGGATCAAGGAAAAGTAA